The window TTCGCCCATTTAAAACAGCAGCTTCTATTACTTGCTGAAGTCGATGAATATTTGATGCAAAGGTTGCAAAAATGACACGACCATCAACCTTTCGGAATACATCATGAATACTTTCACCAACTCGACGCTCTGACATCGTGAAGTTAGGAATTTCACTGTTCGTACTATCAGAAAGAAGACAAAGGACTCCTTCCTTTCCGATTTCAGCCATTTTTGTTAAATTTGCAGGTTCACCTACAGGAGTAAAATCAAATTTAAAATCACCTGTATGGACTACTTGTCCAGGAGGAGTTTTTACTACAATACCGTACGAATCCGGGATACTATGTGTAGTTCGGAAAAATGAAACGGACGTTTTTCGGAATTTAATAATTTCCTCTTCCTTAATTTCGTAAAGCTTTGCGTTTCTTAATAATCCATGTTCCTCTAACTTATTTTTTATTAGAGCTAGAGCGAGTTTCCCGCCATAGATCGGAATGTTGATTTCGCGAAGCAAATATGGAATTCCCCCGATATGGTCCTCGTGACCATGGGTAACAAATAATCCTTTAATTTTATCCTCATTCTTTATTAAATAAGAATAATCTGGAATTACATAATCAATTCCAAGTAACTCGTCTTCTGGAAATTTAATTCCCGCATCAATTAATATAATTTCATCTTGAAATTGAACTCCGTAGGTGTTTTTTCCAATTTCCCCTAAGCCACCTAGGGCAAATACGGCTGTTTGATCATTTTTGACAAATTTCATAAATTATTCAATCTCCAATACTTTATAGTCTTCATTTTTTTGTTCATATTCTAAAAATGCACCTTTAACTGCTTGTACATACTCGATATTAAAAGCTTTATGTGCTAACTTTTTCCGAACATCTAGTTCAGACTCCGCCTCAAGGTAAAGTGTTTTAGTATTTTCACGTACAGCTACCTGCTTGCTAGATTCTTGATAATAAACTTTGAAAATCATTTTAAATCTCTCCTTAATCCGTAATTTCTTTTTATATAAATTAGATACTTTAACTTCGTTAAAGTAATAAAGCGTCATAGAAATAGCTTTATGTCTAACTCCATGAGTAAATTTATGTAGGAAAAGCTTTTAGAAGGGAGTAACAAAATCATCGCGGACGAATCTTAAATATTTGATTTTGTTAATATTATTGGGCTTTTTCTTATTATATATAAGTTTTAAAGGTTTTTCATTTATTTTCTTATTGTACCAAATTATTCATGGGAAGGTAGGGTAAGGTCAATTAAGGTATGTGGTCCGTTAATTACCAATTTACAATAAGGAAGAAGCCCTTCGCAAGTTTGAAGGGCTCAAAAACTATGCAATGGATTTTTTTCGAAGCAATTCTTTCCACTGTTTTAAAAGCTTCTTTCTAAGCTTCTTTAACATTGTGGATCATCTCCTCACTTCTTATTTTAAACAATCCTTGTCCAATGTAAAGTAAATAAAGATTGTTTAAAAAAATGGACCTTGATTTTTTTATTATTCTTACTAGTATATGAATTATTTGACTTATTTTTCATGGTTAAAGATGGAAATCATAATCGAACATGAATTGACAACTTTAACAGAAAAGTTTAGGGTTTATTTGCAGGTATAGATCTGCTAAATTAACTGTTATTTTTCGGCTGTTTTCGTAATCTTTGTTGATATTTACTAAAAGAGAAGAGTGGTTGATTTCCGCTCCAGGATGCTCGCTTTCCGCGGGGCGGGCGGTGAGCCTCCTCGGCGCTTTAGCGCCTGTGGGGTCTCACCTGTCCCGCTGCTCCCGCAGGAGTCTCGCACCTTCCGCTCCAATCAACTTCTTTATCAACGGTTTGCTTTTCACAAAACCAATTTAAAAAACAACAATCTTTTAGAAAACAGCCTATTTTTTATAGTAAAGGGGAAACTTCTTAGATGAGTAAAATTGTTTTTTTTGATATTGATGGAACATTGTTAGATCACGAAAAAAAACTCCCAGTTAAAACGAAAGAGGCAGTAAAGCAGCTAAAGGAAAATGGGGTGTTTGTTGCAATTGCAACAGGTAGAGCACCGTTTATGTTTGAACAATTAAGAAATGAACTAGATATAGATTCATATGTAAGCTACAACGGACAGTATGTTGTTTTTGAAAATGAAGTGATTTATACAAATCCATTACATACGGATGAACTAGATCGCTTGCATTCAAATGCAAACTCGTACGGACATCCGATTGTATTTATGAATGAAAAAACAATGAAATCAAATGTTCCACATCACTACTATATTGAAAAAAGTATGGATAGTTTAAAACTAGCTCATCCTGAACAG of the Bacillus sp. 1NLA3E genome contains:
- a CDS encoding DNA-dependent RNA polymerase subunit epsilon codes for the protein MIFKVYYQESSKQVAVRENTKTLYLEAESELDVRKKLAHKAFNIEYVQAVKGAFLEYEQKNEDYKVLEIE
- a CDS encoding Cof-type HAD-IIB family hydrolase, whose protein sequence is MSKIVFFDIDGTLLDHEKKLPVKTKEAVKQLKENGVFVAIATGRAPFMFEQLRNELDIDSYVSYNGQYVVFENEVIYTNPLHTDELDRLHSNANSYGHPIVFMNEKTMKSNVPHHYYIEKSMDSLKLAHPEQDATFYHNKDILQSLLFVEEKEEHLYSDEYPHFQFVRWHPYSVDVLPKGGSKAEGIKKLIDRLGFKIEDVYAFGDGLNDMEMLQAVGTAVAMGNAVSELKQHATLITKDVDQDGIWHGLKELELI